One Parcubacteria group bacterium ADurb.Bin159 DNA segment encodes these proteins:
- the grxC gene encoding Glutaredoxin-3, translating to MKVIIYSTPICPYCHLAKKYLQEKNIDFEEIDVSSDPNAQEMILEKTGELAVPVIEIDGKFIKGFDKLQIDEILGLN from the coding sequence ATGAAAGTAATAATTTATTCAACCCCCATTTGCCCTTATTGTCATTTGGCGAAGAAGTATTTACAGGAAAAAAATATTGATTTTGAAGAAATAGATGTTTCGTCTGATCCAAATGCTCAAGAAATGATTTTAGAAAAAACAGGAGAATTGGCCGTACCAGTGATTGAAATAGATGGAAAATTCATTAAGGGTTTTGATAAATTGCAAATTGATGAGATTTTGGGCTTAAATTAA